The Cylindrospermopsis curvispora GIHE-G1 genome contains a region encoding:
- a CDS encoding tetratricopeptide repeat protein, with translation MLGDDILRSCSMVIFRRLITSGLIGFLVSGCADAAQSSTEYTRQIVRENNVAQLMAQVQDSQKVANLLSQGNGFLNTGRYEEALQLYNQAIAIQKDNIPSWVNRGNALLSLKRHQEALKSYDQAIALRPNKNEAWYNRGNALSALDRYEEAIRSYNESIVIEPNKFEAWINKGIALTKLGRYQEGLASYNQAISINPNFAAAYYNKACNYALQKQADLAVKSLAKAIKMERQKYTELAKADKDFLQIRHNREFQELLR, from the coding sequence ATGCTAGGAGATGATATTTTGCGTAGTTGTAGTATGGTTATTTTTCGACGCTTGATTACATCTGGGTTGATTGGTTTCCTAGTAAGTGGCTGTGCTGATGCAGCCCAATCTTCTACGGAATATACAAGACAAATTGTTCGGGAAAATAACGTAGCGCAGCTAATGGCGCAAGTTCAGGATAGTCAAAAAGTCGCAAATCTATTGAGTCAGGGCAATGGTTTCTTAAATACTGGACGTTACGAAGAAGCACTTCAGCTTTATAATCAGGCAATTGCAATTCAAAAGGATAATATACCATCATGGGTAAACAGGGGAAATGCCCTACTGTCCCTAAAACGCCACCAGGAAGCATTGAAATCTTATGATCAGGCGATCGCCCTCCGCCCTAACAAAAATGAAGCCTGGTATAATCGGGGTAATGCCCTATCAGCATTAGATCGTTACGAAGAGGCAATAAGGTCGTATAATGAGTCCATAGTGATTGAGCCAAATAAATTTGAGGCATGGATAAATAAGGGAATTGCCCTGACAAAACTGGGACGCTACCAAGAAGGTTTGGCATCCTATAATCAAGCAATTAGCATCAATCCGAACTTCGCTGCCGCATATTATAATAAGGCTTGTAATTATGCCTTACAGAAACAGGCAGACCTAGCTGTGAAGTCTTTAGCTAAAGCTATTAAGATGGAACGTCAAAAATATACTGAACTAGCAAAAGCGGATAAAGACTTTCTTCAAATTAGGCATAACAGGGAATTTCAGGAATTGTTGAGATAA
- a CDS encoding ATP-binding protein, producing the protein MSKHFNTAGPCKADIHYMLPPTARLPELRSLINQQNYFVIHAPRQVSKTTAMLALAQELTASGEYTAVMLSLEVGAPFSSDLDSAEQAILSEWKQSIRFRLPPNLQPTYWPGMETRSKLNVFLSAWAATSERPLVVFLDEIDALSDQSLIGVLRQLRSGYPNRPQGFPYSLGLIGMRDVRDYKVKAGGIKLLRSEDTEISEESINELSEAGLNSLY; encoded by the coding sequence ATGTCGAAACACTTTAATACCGCTGGTCCTTGTAAAGCCGATATCCACTACATGTTGCCACCCACCGCAAGACTACCGGAACTACGCTCTCTCATTAACCAGCAAAATTACTTTGTTATCCATGCTCCCCGACAAGTAAGTAAAACCACTGCTATGTTGGCCTTAGCCCAGGAGTTAACAGCTAGTGGTGAGTACACTGCTGTAATGTTGTCTTTGGAGGTAGGAGCACCCTTTTCCTCTGACCTAGACTCAGCTGAACAGGCCATATTGAGCGAGTGGAAACAGTCTATCCGTTTTCGGTTACCTCCAAACTTACAGCCAACCTATTGGCCTGGTATGGAAACCAGGTCTAAATTAAACGTTTTTTTAAGCGCCTGGGCTGCAACCTCTGAACGACCCTTAGTCGTATTTTTGGATGAAATTGATGCTCTCAGTGATCAAAGTTTAATTGGAGTTTTGCGACAATTGAGATCGGGGTATCCCAATCGTCCTCAGGGGTTTCCCTATTCTTTAGGATTAATTGGCATGCGGGATGTACGCGATTACAAGGTAAAAGCGGGGGGAATTAAGCTTCTCCGGTCTGAAGACACAGAGATTTCTGAAGAGTCCATAAACGAACTTTCTGAGGCTGGCTTAAACAGCCTCTACTGA
- a CDS encoding IS1 family transposase, with the protein MHCPNCGSSKIRKNGKCRGKQNHICADCGRQFIDVYSPPKGYSEEVKQSCLRSCINGMGFRAIERDKGVHHTTIIYWLKQIGSILPDAPPVEETPLVGELDELETFVGSKKNKIWLWTAVNHFRKNILAWVVGDHSSQAFQPLWDIVKLWQCFFYVTDGWRVYPSFIQPEDHIVSKTYMTRVEGENTRLRHYLARLHRKTLCYSKSVDMLRYSIKLLLHYLKYEVIPAFS; encoded by the coding sequence GTGCATTGTCCAAACTGCGGGTCTTCCAAAATCAGAAAGAATGGCAAATGTCGAGGTAAACAAAATCACATTTGTGCTGATTGTGGTCGTCAATTTATCGATGTCTATAGTCCACCTAAAGGTTATTCAGAAGAAGTTAAACAAAGTTGCCTGCGCTCTTGTATTAACGGTATGGGATTTAGAGCAATTGAACGCGATAAAGGCGTTCATCATACAACTATTATTTACTGGCTAAAACAAATTGGTTCCATACTTCCAGATGCTCCACCAGTTGAGGAAACACCCTTGGTAGGTGAGCTTGATGAGTTGGAGACCTTTGTGGGATCAAAAAAAAACAAAATATGGTTGTGGACAGCAGTAAATCACTTCCGTAAAAATATCCTGGCTTGGGTTGTGGGAGACCACAGCTCACAAGCATTTCAACCTTTGTGGGACATCGTTAAACTCTGGCAATGCTTTTTTTATGTTACTGATGGGTGGAGGGTTTATCCGAGTTTTATTCAGCCAGAGGATCATATTGTGAGCAAAACATATATGACTAGGGTAGAGGGTGAAAATACACGTTTACGTCACTACTTAGCGCGACTACATAGAAAAACGCTATGCTATTCAAAATCTGTAGATATGCTTAGGTATTCAATTAAATTATTACTTCACTATTTAAAGTATGAAGTAATACCCGCGTTTAGTTGA
- a CDS encoding transposase gives MGSKNNQKFVQIPTARLKDRIAQLCKQYGIDFIETEESYTSQSSFFDCDNIPKFGEKPEGWEASGKRVSRGVYETSDGFKINADCNGAANILKKVAVMLGIDLSGISRGCLSQPQKVRLWTLQKSLCLQTGEA, from the coding sequence TTGGGGTCTAAAAACAATCAGAAGTTTGTCCAAATTCCCACAGCAAGATTAAAAGACCGTATTGCTCAATTATGTAAACAATACGGAATAGATTTTATTGAAACAGAAGAATCATACACTTCTCAATCATCGTTTTTTGATTGCGACAATATACCTAAATTCGGTGAAAAACCCGAAGGGTGGGAAGCAAGCGGGAAACGAGTTAGTCGTGGAGTATATGAAACTTCTGATGGGTTCAAAATTAATGCGGACTGTAATGGTGCTGCTAATATTTTGAAAAAAGTAGCGGTGATGCTAGGAATTGATCTTAGCGGAATCAGTAGAGGCTGTTTAAGCCAGCCTCAGAAAGTTCGTTTATGGACTCTTCAGAAATCTCTGTGTCTTCAGACCGGAGAAGCTTAA